One stretch of Caloenas nicobarica isolate bCalNic1 chromosome 2, bCalNic1.hap1, whole genome shotgun sequence DNA includes these proteins:
- the TMEM158 gene encoding transmembrane protein 158, which yields MLPLLLPALLAACLPPCQGWSPSAAASGQEEQEQELFLPPVNSSSRTLAGVEMDLDGAASKEESGTTSPGTPAAPSQEPFPSAPTSSGQQQQQQQQQQQRPQPQGQPQPAEDPHCNISVQRQMLSSLLVRWSRPLGIQCDLLLFSTNSHGRAFFSAAFHRVGPPLLIEHLGLAAGGAQQDLRLCVGCSWVRGRRVGRLRGAAPQAPAAAAGASSSLSYPPAAEPGQYWLQGEPLNFCCLDFSLEELKGEPGWRMNRKPIESTLVACFMTLVIIVWSVAALIWPVPIIAGFLPNGMEQRRSTAAGTAAAAAAK from the coding sequence ATGCTGCCGCTGCTCCTCCCGGCATTGCTGGCCGCCTGCCTGCCgccctgccagggctggagcCCCTCGGCGGCTGCCAgcgggcaggaggagcaggagcaagAGCTCTTCTTGCCCCCTGTCAACTCCTCCTCCCGCACCTTGGCCGGCGTCGAGATGGACCTCGACGGGGCAGCAAGCAAGGAGGAGAGCGGCACCACCAGCCCGGGCACGCCGGCTGCCCCTAGCCAAGAGCCTTTCCCCTCCGCTCCCACCTCCtccgggcagcagcagcagcagcagcagcagcagcagcagcgtcccCAGCCGCAGGGGCAGCCGCAGCCCGCCGAGGACCCGCACTGCAATATCAGCGTGCAGCGGCAGATGCTGAGCTCGCTGCTGGTGCGCTGGAGCCGCCCGCTGGGCATCCAGTGCgacctcctgctcttctccaccAACAGCCACGGGCGGGCCTTCTTCTCCGCCGCCTTCCACCGCGTGGGGCCACCGCTCCTCATCGAGCACCTGGGGCTGGCGGCCGGCGGCGCCCAGCAGGACTTGCGCCTCTGCGTGGGCTGCAGCTGGGTGCGGGGGAGACGGGTCGGGCGCCTGCGGGGCGCCGCTCCCCAagcccccgctgccgccgccggggccTCCTCCTCGCTCTCCTACCCGCCGGCGGCGGAGCCCGGCCAGTACTGGCTGCAAGGGGAGCCGCTGAATTTCTGCTGCCTGGatttcagcctggaggagctgaAGGGTGAGCCGGGTTGGCGGATGAACCGCAAGCCCATCGAGTCTACCTTGGTGGCTTGTTTCATGACTCTGGTCATCATCGTGTGGAGCGTGGCCGCCCTCATCTGGCCGGTGCCCATCATCGCCGGCTTCCTGCCCAACGGCATGGAGCAGCGCCGCAGCACCGCCGCCggcaccgccgccgccgccgccgccaagTAG